Proteins found in one Populus alba chromosome 14, ASM523922v2, whole genome shotgun sequence genomic segment:
- the LOC118041825 gene encoding uncharacterized protein isoform X3: MDSEAVRRRMNMIVAHFAPTIADDISSPAHLLPLNCSGSLNSVIRRRDNRTYFARQGSASQACFMRIQQGSSEKGLQSSASSETEWSCNAKLIKDEAPLFSRPTKMKPNLPNVEPTLTPAKYSQSTMSALPKFARPKRRTIGRNGQLQFEKKIYSSESNGIEWSPKMDVVESGVNYVLKIEIPGVNVSDIRVEIHGQNLKVLGKRSSQCWKMASGGCSGDSILRYHKREIVEGPYEIVWQLPLDGNKDSVSAEFLNGLLQVTVSKM, from the exons ATGGATAGCGAGGCAGTGAGACGGAGAATGAACATGATTGTTGCCCATTTTGCACCCACCATTGCCGATGATATATCCTCCCCTGCTCACCTCCTCCCTCTG AACTGCAGTGGCAGTTTGAATTCTGTCATCCGAAGGCGCGATAATAGAACGTATTTTGCACGTCAGGGGTCAGCTTCTCAAGCTTGCTTCATGAGAATTCAACAG GGTAGCTCCGAAAAGGGTCTCCAATCCTCTGCTTCTTCTGAAACAGAATGGTCTTGTAATGCTAAACTTATAAAAGATGAAGCACCATTGTTTTCCAGACCTACCAAGATGAAGCCGAACTTGCCGAACGTTGAACCGACCCTAACTCCGGCTAAATATTCCCAATCAACCATGTCTGCCCTTCCCAAGTTTGCCAGGCCAAAGAGACGCACAATAGGCAGGAACGGGCAGCTTCAGTTTGAGAAGAAAATATATTCTTCTGAATCTAATG GAATTGAGTGGTCACCAAAGATGGATGTTGTAGAATCTGGAGTTAATTATGTCTTGAAAATAGAGATTCCAGGTGTTAACGTCAGTGACATTAGAGTGGAGATTCATGGCCAAAA CTTGAAAGTATTGGGCAAACGCTCCTCTCAGTGCTGGAAAATGGCATCTGGGGGTTGCTCAGGTGACTCCATCTTAAGATATCACAAGAGGGAGATTGTAGAAGGGCCATACGAGATTGTGTGGCAACTTCCCCTCGATGGGAACAAGGACTCTGTCTCAGCTGAGTTTCT CAACGGATTATTGCAAGTAACTGTTTCAAAAATGTGA
- the LOC118041825 gene encoding uncharacterized protein isoform X1, which yields MDSEAVRRRMNMIVAHFAPTIADDISSPAHLLPLNCSGSLNSVIRRRDNRTYFARQGSASQACFMRIQQQGSSLVFLKSNCACQQGSSEKGLQSSASSETEWSCNAKLIKDEAPLFSRPTKMKPNLPNVEPTLTPAKYSQSTMSALPKFARPKRRTIGRNGQLQFEKKIYSSESNGIEWSPKMDVVESGVNYVLKIEIPGVNVSDIRVEIHGQNLKVLGKRSSQCWKMASGGCSGDSILRYHKREIVEGPYEIVWQLPLDGNKDSVSAEFLNGLLQVTVSKM from the exons ATGGATAGCGAGGCAGTGAGACGGAGAATGAACATGATTGTTGCCCATTTTGCACCCACCATTGCCGATGATATATCCTCCCCTGCTCACCTCCTCCCTCTG AACTGCAGTGGCAGTTTGAATTCTGTCATCCGAAGGCGCGATAATAGAACGTATTTTGCACGTCAGGGGTCAGCTTCTCAAGCTTGCTTCATGAGAATTCAACAG CAGGGTAGCTCACTTGTGTTTCTAAAATCTAACTGTGCATGCCAGCAGGGTAGCTCCGAAAAGGGTCTCCAATCCTCTGCTTCTTCTGAAACAGAATGGTCTTGTAATGCTAAACTTATAAAAGATGAAGCACCATTGTTTTCCAGACCTACCAAGATGAAGCCGAACTTGCCGAACGTTGAACCGACCCTAACTCCGGCTAAATATTCCCAATCAACCATGTCTGCCCTTCCCAAGTTTGCCAGGCCAAAGAGACGCACAATAGGCAGGAACGGGCAGCTTCAGTTTGAGAAGAAAATATATTCTTCTGAATCTAATG GAATTGAGTGGTCACCAAAGATGGATGTTGTAGAATCTGGAGTTAATTATGTCTTGAAAATAGAGATTCCAGGTGTTAACGTCAGTGACATTAGAGTGGAGATTCATGGCCAAAA CTTGAAAGTATTGGGCAAACGCTCCTCTCAGTGCTGGAAAATGGCATCTGGGGGTTGCTCAGGTGACTCCATCTTAAGATATCACAAGAGGGAGATTGTAGAAGGGCCATACGAGATTGTGTGGCAACTTCCCCTCGATGGGAACAAGGACTCTGTCTCAGCTGAGTTTCT CAACGGATTATTGCAAGTAACTGTTTCAAAAATGTGA
- the LOC118041825 gene encoding uncharacterized protein isoform X2: MDSEAVRRRMNMIVAHFAPTIADDISSPAHLLPLNCSGSLNSVIRRRDNRTYFARQGSASQACFMRIQQQGSSEKGLQSSASSETEWSCNAKLIKDEAPLFSRPTKMKPNLPNVEPTLTPAKYSQSTMSALPKFARPKRRTIGRNGQLQFEKKIYSSESNGIEWSPKMDVVESGVNYVLKIEIPGVNVSDIRVEIHGQNLKVLGKRSSQCWKMASGGCSGDSILRYHKREIVEGPYEIVWQLPLDGNKDSVSAEFLNGLLQVTVSKM; this comes from the exons ATGGATAGCGAGGCAGTGAGACGGAGAATGAACATGATTGTTGCCCATTTTGCACCCACCATTGCCGATGATATATCCTCCCCTGCTCACCTCCTCCCTCTG AACTGCAGTGGCAGTTTGAATTCTGTCATCCGAAGGCGCGATAATAGAACGTATTTTGCACGTCAGGGGTCAGCTTCTCAAGCTTGCTTCATGAGAATTCAACAG CAGGGTAGCTCCGAAAAGGGTCTCCAATCCTCTGCTTCTTCTGAAACAGAATGGTCTTGTAATGCTAAACTTATAAAAGATGAAGCACCATTGTTTTCCAGACCTACCAAGATGAAGCCGAACTTGCCGAACGTTGAACCGACCCTAACTCCGGCTAAATATTCCCAATCAACCATGTCTGCCCTTCCCAAGTTTGCCAGGCCAAAGAGACGCACAATAGGCAGGAACGGGCAGCTTCAGTTTGAGAAGAAAATATATTCTTCTGAATCTAATG GAATTGAGTGGTCACCAAAGATGGATGTTGTAGAATCTGGAGTTAATTATGTCTTGAAAATAGAGATTCCAGGTGTTAACGTCAGTGACATTAGAGTGGAGATTCATGGCCAAAA CTTGAAAGTATTGGGCAAACGCTCCTCTCAGTGCTGGAAAATGGCATCTGGGGGTTGCTCAGGTGACTCCATCTTAAGATATCACAAGAGGGAGATTGTAGAAGGGCCATACGAGATTGTGTGGCAACTTCCCCTCGATGGGAACAAGGACTCTGTCTCAGCTGAGTTTCT CAACGGATTATTGCAAGTAACTGTTTCAAAAATGTGA